A genomic segment from Aegilops tauschii subsp. strangulata cultivar AL8/78 chromosome 1, Aet v6.0, whole genome shotgun sequence encodes:
- the LOC109751164 gene encoding NADPH-dependent aldo-keto reductase, chloroplastic, producing MAESFVLNTGARIPSVGLGTATGKAEPGVVREAVYAAVKAGYRHIDCAPAYRNEKEIGLALKKLFDEGVVKREDLFITSKLWSGNQAPEDVPEGIDTTLQDLQLDYLDLFLIHAPLRSKKGAIPTPENFLPVDIPATWGAMEKVYASGKARAIGVSNFSCKRMEDLLAIASVPPAVNQVECHPGWQQMKLRELCQSKGVHLSAYSPLGKHGSPGSTGPSFLSNPIVISVAEKLNKTPAQVALRWGLQMGQSVLPKSTNETRIKENLSIFDWSIPENLMANFSEIQQVKVLRAEFVVHPQGIFKTVEDFWDGEI from the exons ATGGCTGAATCCTTTGTGCTCAACACCGGCGCAAGGATCCCATCAGTTGGCCTCGGCACGGCGACGGGGAAAGCCGAACCCGGCGTCGTACGGGAGGCCGTCTACGCCGCCGTCAAG GCTGGATATCGGCATATCGACTGTGCTCCAGCGTACCGCAATGAGAAGGAG ATTGGTCTCGCTCTCAAGAAATTATTTGATGAAGGCGTGGTTAAGCGTGAAGATCTATTTATCACTTCTAAGTTGTG GTCTGGTAATCAAGCCCCAGAAGATGTGCCAGAGGGCATTGACACCACTCTTCAAGATTTGCAGCTGGACTACTTAGACCTTTTCCTT ATCCATGCTCCACTTCGTTCGAAAAAAGGTGCCATCCCAACCCCTGAAAACTTTCTTCCTGTTGACATTCCTGCTACTTGGGGAGCAATGGAGAAGGTATATGCCTCTGGCAAGGCCCGTGCGATCGGTGTGAGTAACTTTTCTTGTAAGAGGATGGAGGATTTGCTTGCCATTGCAAGTGTACCTCCAGCAGTCAACCAGGTTGAGTGCCATCCAGGTTGGCAGCAAATGAAACTCAGGGAACTTTGCCAGTCAAAGGGTGTTCATCTTTCT GCATATTCACCCTTAGGAAAACATGGATCACCTGGATCCACGGGTCCAAGCTTTCTTAGCAATCCCATTGTCATCTCCGTTGCGGAGAAGTTAAACAAAACTCCTGCGCAGGTTGCCCTACGCTGGGGTCTTCAAATGGGCCAGAGTGTACTCCCGAAAAGCACGAATGAAACAAGAATAAAGGAGAACTTAAGCATATTTGACTGGTCTATCCCTGAAAATTTGATGGCGAATTTCTCTGAAATTCAGCAG GTTAAGGTGCTAAGAGCTGAATTTGTGGTTCACCCCCAAGGTATTTTCAAAACCGTGGAGGATTTTTGGGATGGTGAAATCTGA
- the LOC109751171 gene encoding V-type proton ATPase subunit C-like, which translates to MPTKYLIAALPVQSAGGDAAAAENSLWRSLEDSLSQHAIDTPLYRFTVPALKGGTLDSLLALSDDLIRSNLFIEGASHRIRRQIEDLERAGGAGEGGSLITVDGVPVDSYLSRFVWDERKYPTKSPLKDIIASILSRITKIEDEIKVQAAKYNSCKNHLRTVYRKQSVSLVVRDLSNLVKPEDIITSEHLATLLAIVPKCSQKDWLSCYESLDTFVVPRSSKRLYEDDEYALYTVTLFAKVVGNFKAHAQEKGFLIRDFVYSPEAQESKDDLEKLLQDEEAMRTSLLQLLYARYSEVFSSWMHICAVFVFAESILRYGLSPSILCVILAPSMESEKKVRDILEEHCGNANSNDFWKSDDDGLGGEIHPYVSSTMNVV; encoded by the exons ATGCCGACGAAATACTTGATCGCCGCCCTCCCCGTACAATCCGCCGGcggggacgccgccgccgccgaaaaCTCCCTCTGGCGCAGCCTCGAGGACTCCCTCTCCCAGCACGCCATCGACACCCCCCTCTACCGC TTCACGGTCCCCGCCCTCAAAGGCGGCACGCTCGACTCCCTCCTCGCCCTCAGCGACGACCTCATCAGG TCGAACCTGTTCATCGAGGGGGCCTCGCATAGGATCAGGAGGCAGATCGAGGACCTGGAGCGCGCCGGAGGCGCCGGCGAGGGCGGATCCCTGATCACCGTCGACGGCGTCCCGGTCGACTCCTACCTCTCCAG GTTTGTGTGGGATGAGCGGAAGTACCCAACAAAGTCGCCACTCAAGGACATCATCGCCAGCATCCTGTCGCGGATCACCAAGATTGAGGATGAGATCAAG GTTCAAGCAGCAAAGTATAATTCTTGTAAGAACCACCTTAGAACAGTCTACAGAAAGCAAAGTGTAAG TTTAGTCGTGCGTGATCTGTCGAACCTGGTAAAACCAGAGGATATAATCACTTCGGAACATCTAGCAACACTTCTTGCTATTGTTCCAAAATGCTCCCAGAAGGACTGGTTGTCATGCTATGAGTCACTTGACACCTTTGTG GTACCGAGATCATCTAAAAGGCTTTATGAGGATGATGAATATGCACTCTACACCGTCACATTATTTGCGAAGGTTGTTGGCAACTTTAAAGCACATGCTCAAGAGAAAGGTTTTCTG ATCCGTGATTTTGTGTATAGTCCTGAAGCACAGGAAAGTAAGGACGACCTGGAAAAGCTGCTGCAAGATGAAGAAGCTATGAGAACGTCTCTTCTACAATTGTTATATGCCAGATATAGTGAG GTATTCAGTTCCTGGATGCACATATGTGCTGTATTTGTCTTTGCAGAGAGCATTCTTAGATATGGTTTGTCACCATCAATCCTG TGTGTTATTCTAGCACCGTCTATGGAGAGTGAGAAAAAAGTAAGGGACATCTTAGAAGAGCATTGTGGCAATGCCAATAG CAATGATTTCTGGAAATCTGACGATGATGGTCTCGGAGGTGAAATCCACCCTTATGTATCCTCCACCATGAATGTCGTGTGA
- the LOC123493344 gene encoding NADPH-dependent aldo-keto reductase, chloroplastic → MAGSFVLNTGARMPSVGLGTWQIDPDVVGDAIYAAVKAGYRHIDCAPVYRNEKQVGFALKKLFEDGVVKREDLFITSKLWSGDHAPEDVPEAIGTTLKDLQLDFLDLFLIHAPIRIKKGTTPSHENILPPDIPATWEAMEKLYDSGKARAVGVSSFSCKKIEDLLAIARVPPAVNQVECHLIWQQDKLQKLCHSRGVHISAFSPLGSPGSSLPGVSGAIVLSNPIVISVAEKLQKTPAQVALRWCLQMGQSVLPKSTNEARIKENFDIFEWSIPEDLMAKFSEIKQARLLKGEFAVHPLSVYKTLEDLWDGEI, encoded by the exons ATGGCCGGGTCCTTCGTCCTGAACACCGGCGCAAGGATGCCATCGGTCGGCCTCGGCACATGGCAGATAGATCCTGATGTAGTCGGCGACGCCATCTACGCTGCTGTCAAG GCTGGATATCGGCATATTGATTGTGCTCCAGTGTACCGCAATGAGAAACAG GTTGGTTTCGCCTTGAAGAAACTATTTGAGGACGGTGTGGTTAAGCGTGAAGATTTGTTTATCACCTCTAAGCTGTG GTCTGGTGATCATGCACCTGAAGATGTTCCAGAGGCAATTGGCACAACTCTTAAAGATTTGCAGCTTGACTTCTTAGATCTGTTCCTC ATTCATGCTCCAATCCGTATAAAGAAAGGGACTACGCCGAGCCATGAAAACATTCTCCCACCTGATATTCCTGCTACATGGGAAGCGATGGAGAAGCTATACGACTCTGGCAAAGCTCGAGCAGTTGGTGTGAGTAGCTTCTCTTGCAAGAAGATTGAGGATTTGCTTGCCATTGCACGTGTGCCTCCAGCAGTCAACCAGGTTGAATGTCATCTGATTTGGCAGCAAGACAAGCTCCAAAAACTATGCCATTCGAGGGGTGTTCATATTTCT GCATTTTCGCCATTAGGTTCGCCTGGATCATCTCTACCTGGGGTCAGCGGGGCTATCGTCCTTAGCAATCCTATTGTCATCTCTGTTGCTGAGAAGTTGCAGAAGACGCCTGCTCAAGTTGCCTTACGCTGGTGTCTTCAAATGGGTCAGAGTGTACTTCCAAAAAGCACCAATGAAGCAAGGATTAAGGAGAACTTTGACATATTTGAGTGGTCCATTCCTGAAGATTTAATGGCAAAGTTCTCCGAAATCAAACAG GCAAGGTTGCTGAAAGGGGAATTTGCGGTTCACCCTCTAAGCGTTTACAAAACCTTGGAGGACCTTTGGGATGGCGAAATTTAA
- the LOC109751161 gene encoding NADPH-dependent aldo-keto reductase, chloroplastic, whose protein sequence is MAGSFVLNTGARIPSIGLGTWQIEPDVVGDAIYAAVKAGYRHIDCAPAYHNQKQVGLALKTLFEDGVVKREDLFVTSKLWFGDHAPEDVPEAIDTTLKDLQLDFLDLFLVHGPVRIKKGTTLSPENLLPPDITATWGAMEKLYASGKARAIGVSNFACKKMDDLLAVARVPPAVNQVECHPIWQQDKLRKLCQSRGVHLSAYSPLGSPGSPLSVVSGASVLNNPIVTSVAEKLQKTPAQVALRWGLQMGQSVLPKSTDEAMIKENFDIFDWSIPEDLMAKFSEIKQERLLKAEFAVHPLSVYKTLEDLWDGEIQSTSTSLE, encoded by the exons ATGGCCGGGTCCTTCGTCCTGAACACCGGCGCAAGGATCCCATCGATCGGCCTCGGCACATGGCAGATAGAACCTGATGTTGTTGGCGACGCCATCTACGCTGCTGTCAAG GCTGGATATCGGCATATTGATTGTGCTCCAGCATACCACAATCAGAAACAG GTTGGTTTGGCTTTAAAGACATTGTTTGAGGATGGTGTGGTTAAGCGTGAAGATTTGTTTGTCACCTCTAAACTATG GTTTGGTGATCATGCACCTGAAGATGTGCCGGAGGCAATTGACACTACTCTTAAAGATTTGCAGCTTGACTTCTTAGATTTGTTCCTC GTTCATGGTCCAGTCCGGATCAAGAAAGGAACTACGCTGAGCCCTGAAAATTTGCTTCCACCGGATATCACTGCTACATGGGGAGCGATGGAGAAACTATACGCCTCCGGCAAGGCCCGAGCAATCGGTGTCAGTAACTTTGCTTGCAAGAAGATGGATGACTTGCTTGCCGTCGCACGCGTGCCTCCAGCAGTCAACCAGGTTGAGTGTCATCCGATTTGGCAGCAAGACAAGCTCCGCAAACTATGCCAGTCGAGGGGTGTTCATCTTTCT GCATATTCACCATTAGGTTCACCTGGATCACCTCTATCTGTGGTCAGTGGTGCTAGTGTCCTTAACAATCCTATTGTCACCTCTGTTGCCGAGAAGTTGCAGAAAACGCCTGCACAGGTCGCCCTACGCTGGGGTCTTCAAATGGGCCAGAGTGTACTTCCAAAAAGCACCGATGAAGCAATGATTAAGGAGAACTTTGACATATTTGATTGGTCCATTCCCGAAGATTTGATGGCCAAGTTCTCCGAAATCAAACAG GAAAGGTTGCTGAAAGCGGAATTCGCAGTCCACCCTCTAAGCGTTTACAAAACCTTGGAGGATCTTTGGGATGGAGAAATTCAAAGCACATCAACTTCTCTAGAATGA
- the LOC109751159 gene encoding aldo-keto reductase family 4 member C10 yields MEKLYDSGKARAIGVSNFSSKKMEDLLAVARVPPAVNQVECHLIWQQDKLRKLCHSRGVHLSAYSPLGSPGTPLPGIMGASVLSNPVVISVAEKLQKTPEQVALRWSLQMGQSVLPKSTNEARIKENFDIFDWSIPKDLMAELSGIKQERLLKAEFAVHPLSIYKTLEDLWDGEI; encoded by the exons ATGGAGAAGCTATATGACTCTGGCAAGGCTCGAGCAATTGGTGTGAGTAACTTTTCTAGCAAGAAGATGGAGGATTTGCTTGCCGTCGCACGCGTGCCTCCAGCAGTCAACCAGGTTGAGTGCCATCTGATTTGGCAGCAAGACAAGCTCCGTAAACTATGCCATTCGAGGGGTGTTCATCTTTCT GCATATTCGCCATTAGGTTCACCTGGAACACCTCTACCTGGGATCATGGGGGCTAGTGTCCTTAGCAACCCTGTTGTCATCTCTGTTGCCGAGAAGTTGCAGAAAACGCCTGAGCAGGTCGCCTTGCGCTGGAGTCTTCAAATGGGTCAGAGTGTACTTCCAAAAAGCACCAATGAAGCAAGGATTAAGGAGAACTTTGACATATTTGATTGGTCCATTCCCAAAGATTTGATGGCGGAGCTCTCCGGTATCAAGCAG GAAAGGTTGCTGAAAGCAGAATTCGCAGTTCACCCGCTAAGCATTTACAAAACCTTGGAGGACCTTTGGGATGGCGAAATTTAA
- the LOC109751158 gene encoding NADPH-dependent aldo-keto reductase, chloroplastic isoform X1, whose translation MAGSFALNTGASIPSVGLGTWQIKPEVVGDTIYAAVKAGYRHIDCAPAYSNETEVGLALKKLFEDGVAKREELFITSKLWSGNHAPEDVPEAIDTTLKDLQLDYLDLFLIHGPIRTRKGTTHIPENLIPTDIPATWGAMEKLYDSGKARAIGVSNFTCKKMEDLLAVARVPPAVNQVECHLIWQQAKLRELCQSRGVHLSAHSPLGEASVLRNPIVAAVAEKLQKTPAQVALRWDLQMGQSVLPRSGNEGRIKENFDILIVPQCTAMRNRLAWL comes from the exons ATGGCTGGATCATTCGCCCTCAACACAGGCGCAAGCATCCCATCAGTTGGTCTCGGCACATGGCAGATAAAACCTGAGGTCGTCGGCGACACCATCTACGCCGCTGTCAAG GCTGGATATCGCCATATTGATTGTGCTCCAGCATACAGCAATGAGACAGAG GTCGGCTTGGCTTTGAAGAAATTATTTGAAGATGGTGTGGCTAAGCGTGAAGAATTGTTTATCACCTCTAAGCTATG GTCCGGTAATCATGCACCGGAAGATGTGCCAGAGGCAATTGACACTACTCTGAAAGACTTGCAGCTTGACTACTTAGATTTGTTCCTT ATCCATGGTCCAATCCGTACCAGGAAAGGAACCACGCACATCCCTGAAAATTTGATCCCAACTGACATCCCTGCTACATGGGGGGCCATGGAAAAGCTATACGACTCCGGCAAAGCTCGAGCAATTGGCGTGAGTAACTTTACTTGCAAGAAGATGGAGGACTTGCTCGCCGTTGCACGCGTGCCTCCAGCAGTCAACCAGGTTGAGTGCCACCTGATCTGGCAGCAAGCCAAGCTCCGTGAACTATGCCAGTCAAGGGGTGTTCATCTTTCT GCACATTCACCATTAGGTGAGGCTAGTGTCCTTCGCAACCCTATTGTCGCAGCTGTAGCCGAGAAGCTGCAGAAAACGCCTGCGCAGGTCGCGTTACGCTGGGATCTTCAGATGGGTCAGAGTGTGCTACCAAGAAGCGGCAACGAAGGAaggatcaaggagaactttgacATATTGATTGTGCCCCAGTGTACCGCAATGAGAAACAG GTTGGCTTGGCTTTGA
- the LOC109751158 gene encoding NADPH-dependent aldo-keto reductase, chloroplastic isoform X2 yields the protein MAGSFALNTGASIPSVGLGTWQIKPEVVGDTIYAAVKAGYRHIDCAPAYSNETEVGLALKKLFEDGVAKREELFITSKLWSGNHAPEDVPEAIDTTLKDLQLDYLDLFLIHGPIRTRKGTTHIPENLIPTDIPATWGAMEKLYDSGKARAIGVSNFTCKKMEDLLAVARVPPAVNQVECHLIWQQAKLRELCQSRGVHLSVSSLQTLYSLRILVIAHMDVSSNEICLDTSI from the exons ATGGCTGGATCATTCGCCCTCAACACAGGCGCAAGCATCCCATCAGTTGGTCTCGGCACATGGCAGATAAAACCTGAGGTCGTCGGCGACACCATCTACGCCGCTGTCAAG GCTGGATATCGCCATATTGATTGTGCTCCAGCATACAGCAATGAGACAGAG GTCGGCTTGGCTTTGAAGAAATTATTTGAAGATGGTGTGGCTAAGCGTGAAGAATTGTTTATCACCTCTAAGCTATG GTCCGGTAATCATGCACCGGAAGATGTGCCAGAGGCAATTGACACTACTCTGAAAGACTTGCAGCTTGACTACTTAGATTTGTTCCTT ATCCATGGTCCAATCCGTACCAGGAAAGGAACCACGCACATCCCTGAAAATTTGATCCCAACTGACATCCCTGCTACATGGGGGGCCATGGAAAAGCTATACGACTCCGGCAAAGCTCGAGCAATTGGCGTGAGTAACTTTACTTGCAAGAAGATGGAGGACTTGCTCGCCGTTGCACGCGTGCCTCCAGCAGTCAACCAGGTTGAGTGCCACCTGATCTGGCAGCAAGCCAAGCTCCGTGAACTATGCCAGTCAAGGGGTGTTCATCTTTCTGTAAGCTCATTACAAACATTATACTCCCTCCGAATATTAGTTATCGCTcatatggatgtatctagcaatGAAATAtgtctagacacatccatttaa